From Streptomyces sp. 6-11-2, one genomic window encodes:
- a CDS encoding transglycosylase SLT domain-containing protein: protein MLEGNRVSRISVRGFAVASATAVTAVGSVVGVASGSTAQNNDAEAMAADATLLADIPVGQQAQVQTASLAQQADAQAIAADASAKKEAEQAARKAAAQTAIAKKAEAERAEKAAKEAKERAELEAAASRSASRDASSFPVQSSYTISQIQAMARSMVPAGQFQCFSNIVNHESSWNYRAVNPSSGAYGLFQALPGSKMSSVGADWQTNPATQIKWGLNYMDSRYGSPCDAWNFWQANHWY, encoded by the coding sequence ATGCTGGAAGGAAACCGTGTGAGCCGGATCTCGGTCCGGGGATTCGCAGTGGCCTCCGCCACCGCGGTCACCGCTGTCGGAAGCGTCGTCGGTGTTGCCTCGGGCAGCACCGCGCAGAACAACGACGCCGAGGCGATGGCAGCCGACGCGACGCTTCTCGCGGACATCCCCGTAGGCCAGCAGGCCCAGGTGCAGACCGCCTCCCTGGCGCAGCAGGCCGACGCACAGGCCATCGCCGCGGACGCGAGCGCCAAGAAGGAGGCCGAGCAGGCCGCCCGCAAGGCCGCCGCCCAGACGGCGATCGCCAAGAAGGCGGAGGCCGAGAGGGCCGAGAAGGCCGCCAAGGAAGCCAAGGAGCGCGCCGAGCTCGAGGCGGCGGCCAGCCGTTCCGCGAGCCGCGACGCCTCCAGCTTCCCGGTGCAGAGCTCGTACACCATCTCGCAGATCCAGGCGATGGCGCGTTCGATGGTGCCCGCGGGTCAGTTCCAGTGCTTCAGCAACATCGTGAACCACGAGTCCAGCTGGAACTACCGGGCGGTCAACCCCTCGTCCGGCGCGTACGGCCTGTTCCAGGCGCTGCCCGGCTCCAAGATGTCCTCCGTGGGCGCCGACTGGCAGACCAACCCGGCCACCCAGATCAAGTGGGGCCTGAACTACATGGACAGCCGCTACGGCAGCCCCTGCGACGCGTGGAACTTCTGGCAGGCCAACCACTGGTACTGA
- a CDS encoding PhoH family protein, with translation MVTSTKRHKPDRRTYVLDTSVLLADPNALTRFDEHEVVLPIVVVTELEAKRHHPELGYFARQALRLLDDYRVRHGRLDAPIPIGDLGGTIRVELNHSDPSVLPTGYRLGDNDSRILAVARNLQAEGYDVTVVSKDLPLRIKASSVGLLAEEYRAELAITDSSGWTGMSELTLPGEQVDILFEEGHLHVPEAVGLPVHTGLTIQSERGKALGRVTPEGGVRLVRGDREAFGIKGRSAEQRIALDLLLDPDVGIVSMGGRAGTGKSALALCAGLEAVLERRQHQKVMVFRPLYAVGGQELGYLPGTEAEKMNPWAQAVFDTLSAVTSREVIEEVTARGMLEVLPLTHIRGRSLHDAFVIVDEAQSLERNVLLTVLSRIGANSRVVLTHDVAQRDNLRVGRYDGVVAVVEKLKGHPLFAHVTLTRSERSQIAALVTEMLEDGHI, from the coding sequence GTGGTGACCAGCACAAAGCGCCACAAGCCAGACCGGCGCACCTACGTTCTCGACACCAGCGTCCTGCTGGCGGACCCGAACGCCCTGACCCGCTTCGACGAGCACGAGGTCGTGCTCCCGATCGTCGTGGTCACGGAACTGGAGGCCAAGCGGCACCATCCCGAACTCGGCTACTTCGCCCGGCAGGCCCTGCGCCTGCTGGACGACTACCGGGTCCGGCACGGTCGCCTCGACGCCCCCATCCCGATCGGGGACCTCGGCGGAACGATCCGGGTCGAGCTCAACCACTCGGACCCCAGCGTGCTGCCCACCGGCTACCGCCTGGGGGACAACGACTCCCGCATCCTCGCGGTCGCCCGCAACCTGCAGGCGGAAGGGTACGACGTCACCGTCGTCTCGAAGGACCTGCCGCTGCGCATCAAGGCGTCCTCCGTCGGCCTGCTGGCCGAGGAGTACCGCGCGGAACTCGCCATCACCGACTCCTCCGGCTGGACCGGGATGTCCGAACTCACCCTGCCGGGTGAACAGGTGGACATCCTCTTCGAGGAGGGTCACCTCCACGTTCCGGAGGCGGTCGGTCTGCCCGTGCACACCGGTCTGACGATCCAGTCCGAGCGGGGCAAGGCCCTGGGCCGCGTCACACCCGAGGGCGGCGTCCGGCTGGTGCGCGGCGACCGGGAGGCGTTCGGCATCAAGGGGCGCAGCGCGGAGCAGCGGATCGCGCTGGACCTGCTGCTCGACCCGGACGTCGGGATCGTGTCGATGGGCGGCCGGGCCGGCACCGGCAAGTCGGCGCTGGCGCTGTGCGCGGGTCTGGAGGCGGTCCTGGAGCGCCGTCAGCACCAGAAGGTGATGGTCTTCCGTCCGCTGTACGCCGTCGGCGGCCAGGAGCTCGGCTATCTGCCGGGCACCGAGGCGGAGAAGATGAACCCGTGGGCGCAGGCGGTCTTCGACACGCTGTCGGCGGTCACGTCCCGGGAGGTCATCGAGGAGGTCACCGCGCGCGGGATGCTGGAGGTCCTGCCGCTCACCCACATCCGCGGCCGGTCGCTGCACGACGCGTTCGTGATCGTGGACGAGGCCCAGTCTCTGGAGCGGAACGTCCTGCTGACCGTTCTGTCCCGGATCGGGGCCAACTCGCGGGTGGTTCTGACCCATGACGTGGCGCAGCGGGACAATCTGCGGGTCGGTCGCTACGACGGTGTCGTCGCCGTCGTGGAGAAACTGAAGGGCCATCCGCTCTTCGCGCACGTGACACTGACCCGGTCCGAGAGGTCCCAGATCGCGGCCCTTGTGACCGAAATGCTGGAGGACGGGCACATCTGA
- a CDS encoding isoprenyl transferase has product MNLRDKLRGLLVRLYARRVEGHLDPAQVPKHIGVIMDGNRRWAKAAGSTTAQGHRAGADKIEEFLGWCTETDVKVVTLWLLSTDNFDRPQEELVPLLGIIEDVVRTLAADGRWRVHHVGTMDLLPPVMQATLKEAEEATAHVDGIVVNVAIGYGGRQEIADAVRSMLLDAHDRGTSMEDLAESVDIDMIGRHLYTKAQPDPDLVIRTSGEQRLSGFMIWQTAHSEYYFCDVFWPAFRKVDFLRALRDYAARGRRYGG; this is encoded by the coding sequence GTGAACCTGCGCGACAAGCTGCGCGGCCTGCTGGTCAGGCTGTACGCACGCCGGGTGGAGGGCCACCTGGACCCCGCTCAGGTGCCCAAGCACATCGGCGTCATCATGGACGGCAACCGGCGCTGGGCGAAGGCCGCCGGTTCCACCACCGCCCAGGGCCACCGGGCCGGCGCGGACAAGATCGAGGAGTTCCTCGGCTGGTGCACCGAGACGGACGTCAAGGTCGTCACGCTCTGGCTGCTCTCCACGGACAACTTCGACCGGCCCCAGGAAGAACTCGTCCCGCTCCTCGGCATCATCGAGGACGTCGTACGCACCCTGGCCGCCGACGGCCGCTGGCGCGTCCACCACGTCGGCACCATGGACCTGCTGCCGCCGGTCATGCAGGCCACCCTCAAGGAGGCCGAGGAGGCCACCGCCCACGTCGACGGAATAGTCGTCAACGTCGCCATCGGCTACGGCGGCCGGCAGGAGATCGCCGACGCCGTGCGCTCCATGCTCCTCGACGCCCACGACCGGGGCACCTCCATGGAGGACCTCGCCGAGTCCGTCGACATCGACATGATCGGCCGCCACCTGTACACCAAGGCCCAGCCCGACCCGGACCTGGTGATCCGCACCAGCGGGGAGCAGCGGCTGTCCGGCTTCATGATCTGGCAGACGGCCCACTCCGAGTACTACTTCTGCGACGTCTTCTGGCCGGCCTTCCGCAAGGTCGACTTCCTGCGCGCGCTGCGCGACTACGCGGCCCGGGGCCGCCGCTACGGCGGCTGA
- a CDS encoding methyltransferase domain-containing protein produces MADRQDRPARSFDDLVAEGAAVPTAGWDFSWFAGRATEERPSWGYAVSMAARLAGARAVLDVQTGGGEVLDFALGRAEAAPALLAATEGWPPNVAGATALLRPRGVVVVDSPEDAPLPFADGAFDLVVSRHPVRPHWAEIARVLEPGGTYFAQHVGPGSVFELVEHFLGPQPEESRAVRHPDRESADARAAGLEVVDLRAERLRMEFHDIAAVVHFLRKVVWMVPGFTVEAYEPRLRALHERIEARGPFVAYSTRHLVEARRAR; encoded by the coding sequence ATGGCAGACCGTCAGGACCGTCCCGCCCGCTCTTTCGACGACCTCGTCGCCGAGGGGGCCGCCGTTCCCACCGCGGGCTGGGACTTCTCGTGGTTCGCGGGCCGGGCCACCGAAGAGCGGCCCTCCTGGGGGTACGCCGTCTCGATGGCCGCCCGGCTGGCCGGGGCCCGCGCCGTGCTCGACGTGCAGACCGGGGGAGGGGAGGTCCTCGACTTCGCGCTCGGTCGGGCCGAGGCCGCTCCCGCGCTGCTCGCCGCCACCGAGGGCTGGCCTCCGAACGTGGCCGGGGCCACCGCACTGCTCCGCCCGCGGGGTGTCGTGGTCGTCGACTCCCCGGAGGACGCGCCGCTGCCGTTCGCCGACGGCGCCTTCGACCTCGTCGTCAGCCGGCACCCCGTACGCCCACACTGGGCGGAGATCGCCCGCGTCCTTGAGCCCGGCGGGACGTACTTCGCCCAGCACGTCGGGCCCGGCAGCGTCTTCGAACTCGTCGAGCACTTCCTCGGGCCCCAGCCGGAGGAGTCGCGCGCCGTCCGCCACCCCGACCGCGAGAGCGCGGACGCGCGGGCGGCCGGTCTGGAGGTCGTCGACCTGCGCGCGGAACGCCTGCGGATGGAGTTCCACGACATCGCCGCCGTCGTGCACTTCCTGCGCAAGGTGGTCTGGATGGTCCCCGGGTTCACCGTCGAGGCGTACGAGCCCCGGCTGCGGGCGCTGCACGAACGGATCGAGGCGCGGGGTCCGTTCGTGGCGTACAGCACCCGCCACCTCGTCGAGGCCCGCAGGGCGAGGTGA
- a CDS encoding A24 family peptidase, which produces MRVLVTVVAALWGAGTGLLLPRAAHRFSVGAGEAWSARCPGGHPITGAFGGWVGRARCTGAVAGCGPYGPSARAVAVVTVLVCAALAAATGPRPEVAVWLLAAPVGVLLALVDLRVHRLPDVLTLPLAAATVALLGAVAALPGAAGSWPTALLGGLVLGGAYFVLFLVNPAGMGFGDVKLALALGAALGWYGWPVLAVGAFAGLLYGAGYGLGLVVLRRAGRKSAVALGPFMLGGALTGLLLGALAVA; this is translated from the coding sequence GTGCGTGTACTGGTGACCGTCGTGGCCGCGCTGTGGGGTGCGGGGACCGGGCTGCTGCTGCCCCGGGCCGCCCACCGGTTCTCGGTCGGCGCCGGGGAGGCGTGGAGCGCCCGGTGCCCGGGCGGGCATCCGATCACCGGCGCGTTCGGGGGCTGGGTGGGCCGGGCCCGCTGCACGGGAGCGGTGGCCGGGTGCGGACCGTACGGGCCGAGCGCCCGGGCCGTGGCCGTCGTGACCGTGCTCGTCTGCGCCGCGCTCGCCGCCGCCACCGGGCCCCGCCCCGAGGTGGCGGTCTGGCTGCTCGCCGCGCCGGTCGGCGTGCTGCTGGCGCTCGTCGACCTCCGCGTGCACCGGCTCCCGGACGTGCTGACGCTGCCGCTGGCCGCCGCGACCGTCGCCCTGCTCGGCGCCGTCGCCGCACTGCCCGGTGCCGCGGGCTCGTGGCCCACTGCCCTGCTCGGCGGACTCGTCCTCGGTGGCGCGTACTTCGTGCTGTTCCTCGTCAACCCGGCCGGCATGGGCTTCGGCGACGTCAAACTCGCCCTGGCGCTCGGCGCGGCCCTCGGCTGGTACGGCTGGCCGGTTCTCGCCGTGGGCGCCTTCGCCGGGCTGCTCTACGGCGCCGGCTACGGACTGGGTCTGGTGGTGCTGCGCCGGGCGGGCCGCAAGTCGGCCGTCGCACTGGGGCCGTTCATGCTCGGCGGGGCCCTGACCGGGCTGCTGCTGGGGGCGTTGGCGGTGGCGTGA
- a CDS encoding DUF192 domain-containing protein — MGRRRRDGRGRLIVHGSAPVTVPLELATSYRARTKGLLGRDAVDGAILLSPANSVHTFRMRIPIDVAYLDRDLRVLTVVTMRPNRLGLPRPRSRHVLEAEAGAMAGWGLRAGVLVTVEAG; from the coding sequence ATGGGACGACGCCGGCGTGACGGGCGGGGCAGGCTGATCGTGCACGGTTCGGCGCCGGTGACGGTCCCGCTGGAGCTGGCCACCTCCTACCGGGCCCGCACCAAGGGCCTGCTGGGCCGTGACGCCGTCGACGGCGCGATCCTGCTCTCCCCCGCCAACAGCGTGCACACCTTCCGCATGCGCATCCCGATCGACGTCGCCTACCTCGACCGCGACCTGCGCGTCCTCACCGTCGTCACCATGAGGCCGAACCGCCTGGGCCTGCCCCGCCCCCGCTCCCGCCACGTACTGGAGGCGGAGGCCGGGGCGATGGCGGGGTGGGGGCTGCGAGCGGGAGTGCTGGTGACGGTGGAGGCCGGGTAG
- a CDS encoding Flp family type IVb pilin yields the protein MPRSLSAALVLVHALFVATVLGGIGLLLTAGSYGALDGGVIALVAYAAAPGVLGRWLARRSWEGGGRIRWALIGVQVWLILGGLANLAGGSARGGIQLLLPILILYFLLQSETRQWYELPVPARAERRLFSLARMIRWRRGDEGQTAVEYVGLVAIVAAIVLALVLSGLGTQIFASIEAQVCKVVGTGCAAPAGNGTDTHASGDTSGSTTGGGAGTGGGTTDGSTTTGGGSTTGGSTTDGGTATDGGTTTDGGDQTTGGDQATEDTPPTEDTPTTEADRTDNTSSPDEKKDDGCFSGFGAFFGCAGDQLKQVGEGIFVDGVWGDVTGIWDMVTNPGDTLSGIADYGKQLGQDWLEDSKDAGKKWSDGDYFGAIRDWGGASLNTGGTVLWDMFIGDDVAEDWNNGEKTRAVSHVVWNIGSLFIPGYDVGKVVEKVGDLGKLGKLGKLGKFAEQAGEAAEDAKKAARAGDVEGAERAAKKADEAADEAERKARESGCAIAAPARRIPYEGGGGLGGGAGTGTTVLAAGGPRYVILAEGHCDEEAKKEAAEARKQADEADEAAEDARRESGRPANEWQAGDDVPGPARGKTLKFPNKRHTISGASGGQVKERNTVILRGNEDLVRSDIEGIAKGRANLSPDGNTYEINGRRYEVEANGTVFPKSGPGLVELDRIEYAALKEIARNKGDLSKSQQLQRDPKFVNNPAKVQKAKEIYDGTYK from the coding sequence ATGCCACGGTCGCTGTCGGCGGCATTGGTGCTCGTGCACGCGCTGTTCGTCGCCACCGTGCTCGGCGGGATCGGCCTGCTGCTGACGGCCGGGTCGTACGGCGCCCTCGACGGCGGTGTCATCGCCCTCGTCGCGTACGCGGCCGCGCCCGGGGTGCTCGGCCGGTGGCTCGCCCGGCGGAGCTGGGAGGGCGGGGGGCGGATCCGGTGGGCGCTGATCGGCGTGCAGGTGTGGCTGATCCTCGGCGGGCTCGCCAACCTCGCCGGAGGTTCGGCCCGCGGGGGCATCCAGCTCCTCCTGCCCATCCTCATCCTCTACTTCCTGCTTCAGTCCGAGACCCGGCAGTGGTACGAACTCCCGGTGCCGGCGCGGGCCGAGCGCCGTCTCTTCTCGCTCGCCCGGATGATCCGGTGGCGGCGGGGGGACGAAGGCCAGACCGCGGTCGAGTACGTCGGCCTGGTCGCGATCGTGGCCGCCATCGTGCTGGCGCTGGTGCTCAGCGGTCTCGGCACGCAGATATTCGCGAGCATCGAGGCCCAGGTCTGCAAGGTCGTCGGGACGGGCTGCGCGGCCCCGGCGGGCAACGGCACCGACACCCACGCCTCCGGCGACACCAGCGGCAGCACGACCGGTGGCGGTGCCGGTACCGGCGGCGGCACGACTGATGGCAGTACCACCACGGGTGGCGGCTCCACGACCGGCGGCAGCACGACCGATGGCGGCACCGCCACTGACGGCGGCACGACCACTGACGGCGGTGACCAGACCACCGGCGGCGACCAAGCCACCGAAGACACCCCGCCCACCGAAGACACCCCCACCACCGAAGCCGACAGGACCGACAACACCAGCAGCCCCGACGAGAAGAAGGACGACGGCTGTTTCTCCGGTTTCGGTGCCTTCTTCGGGTGTGCCGGGGATCAGCTCAAGCAGGTGGGTGAGGGGATCTTCGTCGACGGTGTCTGGGGGGACGTCACCGGGATCTGGGACATGGTCACGAACCCGGGGGACACCCTCAGCGGGATCGCCGACTACGGCAAGCAGCTCGGGCAGGACTGGCTGGAGGACTCCAAGGACGCCGGGAAGAAGTGGTCGGACGGGGACTACTTCGGGGCCATCCGGGACTGGGGCGGGGCCTCGCTGAACACCGGCGGGACGGTCCTGTGGGACATGTTCATCGGTGACGACGTGGCCGAGGACTGGAACAACGGCGAGAAGACCCGTGCCGTCTCCCACGTCGTCTGGAACATCGGCTCCCTCTTCATCCCCGGCTACGACGTCGGCAAGGTCGTGGAGAAGGTGGGCGACCTCGGCAAACTCGGGAAGCTCGGCAAGCTGGGCAAGTTCGCGGAGCAGGCCGGCGAGGCGGCGGAGGACGCCAAGAAGGCGGCCAGGGCCGGTGACGTCGAGGGCGCCGAGCGGGCGGCGAAGAAGGCGGACGAGGCGGCCGACGAGGCCGAGCGCAAGGCACGCGAGTCCGGCTGCGCGATCGCCGCGCCCGCCCGCCGGATCCCCTACGAGGGCGGCGGCGGCCTCGGAGGAGGCGCCGGTACCGGAACCACCGTCCTCGCCGCGGGCGGCCCCCGTTACGTGATCCTCGCCGAGGGGCACTGCGACGAGGAGGCGAAGAAGGAGGCCGCCGAGGCCCGCAAGCAGGCGGACGAGGCGGACGAGGCCGCCGAGGACGCGCGGCGCGAGAGCGGCAGGCCGGCCAATGAGTGGCAGGCGGGGGACGACGTTCCCGGCCCGGCGCGCGGGAAGACGCTCAAGTTCCCCAACAAGCGTCACACGATCAGCGGAGCGTCGGGCGGTCAGGTCAAGGAGCGCAACACGGTGATCCTCAGGGGCAACGAGGACCTCGTACGCTCGGACATCGAGGGCATCGCCAAGGGCCGGGCGAACCTGTCGCCGGACGGGAACACCTACGAGATCAACGGCCGCAGGTACGAGGTGGAGGCCAATGGGACGGTCTTCCCCAAGTCCGGTCCGGGACTGGTCGAGCTGGACCGCATCGAGTACGCCGCGCTGAAGGAGATCGCGCGGAACAAGGGCGACCTGAGCAAGTCGCAGCAATTGCAGCGCGACCCCAAGTTCGTCAACAATCCCGCGAAGGTGCAGAAGGCCAAGGAGATCTACGACGGGACGTACAAGTGA
- a CDS encoding OmpA family protein, translated as MTHTRLTLALTAAGVMTVANLYGAVAARADSGPSVPPGTEPSASAPVKVDPSDPDLKLPEGATLAAAKVLDIKSVVEEQGGEERREDTNTDVTFALQAEVLFAKDSAKLSDRAKSRINTIAQEIKKQRASQVRVFGFTDNLGTHAHGVVLSKQRANAVQDVLSQELNDPNITFDVRGYAEQYPIADNSTEDGRKKNRRVEVTFPRSQN; from the coding sequence ATGACCCACACCCGTCTCACCCTCGCCCTCACAGCCGCCGGCGTCATGACCGTCGCGAACCTCTACGGTGCCGTGGCGGCCCGTGCCGACAGTGGCCCCAGCGTGCCGCCGGGCACGGAGCCCTCCGCCTCCGCCCCCGTGAAGGTCGACCCGAGCGATCCCGACCTGAAACTGCCCGAGGGGGCCACCCTCGCCGCAGCCAAGGTGCTGGACATCAAGTCCGTGGTCGAGGAGCAGGGCGGTGAGGAACGCCGTGAGGACACCAACACGGACGTGACGTTCGCCCTCCAGGCCGAGGTGCTGTTCGCCAAGGACAGCGCGAAGCTGAGCGACCGGGCGAAGTCCCGGATCAACACGATCGCGCAGGAGATCAAGAAGCAGAGGGCGAGCCAGGTCCGTGTCTTCGGCTTCACGGACAACCTCGGCACGCACGCGCACGGCGTGGTCCTGTCCAAGCAGCGCGCCAACGCCGTCCAGGACGTCCTCTCCCAGGAGCTGAACGACCCCAACATCACCTTCGATGTGCGTGGTTACGCCGAGCAGTACCCCATCGCGGACAACTCCACGGAGGACGGCCGCAAGAAGAACCGCCGAGTGGAGGTCACGTTCCCCCGCAGCCAGAACTGA
- a CDS encoding pilus assembly protein TadG-related protein: MTRSRRDDSGQAFPIYIMVVGGLLFLAFAYLAVGQAAANRNGAQTAADAAALAAAQDTRDQLAGEWADAVLDPTKWQDLLNGNAALMNGCWRAYQLAQQNEAHVDGCQPLLLRYTVYVQTDKSVGESVVPGTEDKHSKAHASAVIEPLCTFDPPLEGSDDEDVLPRITCKNNRHWDLDPEHLTDLPQPEDLFDVHLAD, encoded by the coding sequence GTGACGCGGTCGCGCAGGGACGACTCAGGGCAGGCCTTCCCCATCTACATCATGGTGGTGGGGGGCCTGCTCTTTCTCGCGTTCGCATACCTGGCGGTCGGCCAGGCGGCAGCCAATCGAAACGGGGCGCAGACGGCGGCAGACGCGGCGGCCCTGGCAGCGGCGCAGGACACCCGGGACCAACTCGCGGGCGAGTGGGCGGACGCCGTGCTGGATCCAACCAAGTGGCAGGACCTCCTGAACGGCAACGCGGCCCTGATGAACGGCTGCTGGCGCGCGTACCAACTGGCACAGCAGAACGAAGCCCACGTGGACGGCTGCCAGCCCTTGTTGTTGAGGTACACGGTGTACGTCCAGACCGACAAGTCGGTCGGGGAGTCCGTCGTCCCCGGCACGGAGGACAAACATTCCAAGGCGCACGCCAGCGCCGTCATCGAGCCGCTGTGCACGTTTGACCCTCCCCTTGAGGGTTCTGACGACGAGGATGTACTCCCGCGGATCACCTGTAAGAACAACCGGCACTGGGACCTTGATCCTGAGCACCTCACAGACCTGCCGCAACCCGAGGACCTCTTCGACGTCCATCTGGCCGACTGA
- a CDS encoding Flp family type IVb pilin produces MSDLMLKTAVATKVRVNGWKNTTAEAMRRRAGDRGQTAVEYLGIIAVVVAIVLAITGTDIGQSIYNAIKDKVTEVTGG; encoded by the coding sequence ATGAGCGACCTGATGCTGAAGACCGCGGTTGCGACCAAGGTCCGCGTGAACGGCTGGAAGAACACCACGGCCGAGGCGATGCGGCGCCGCGCCGGCGACAGGGGGCAGACCGCGGTCGAGTACCTGGGCATCATCGCGGTGGTGGTGGCGATCGTGCTGGCGATTACTGGTACGGACATCGGCCAGTCGATCTACAACGCGATCAAGGACAAGGTCACCGAGGTCACCGGCGGGTGA
- a CDS encoding response regulator transcription factor, with product MTVRPSIPAPRPREEAAAVPDQTTSNPFEGFPQPAPAAPLRVVVADDNPVVRAGLTALLSGRADITVVAEAADGRAAWEAAQQHRPDVVLLDVRMPGVDGLSALPYLVRIAPVMMLTYSSGSEIVQEALRLGAGGYLVHGEFTADQLVTAVRDIKEGRAHFTPTAAGALVARLRRDQPVEGAIAHDHTFSTSHEPATSAPRLSQLQPDVGQSSSGWTGGRPAAVDRSRFQLSAREAEIMDLIASGMTNQQIAATCFISEKTVKNHINRIFAKLHSTSRSEAAAKWLGTAPGSSRGLG from the coding sequence ATGACCGTCCGACCATCCATCCCTGCTCCACGACCCAGAGAGGAGGCCGCCGCCGTGCCGGACCAGACGACTTCCAACCCTTTCGAGGGCTTCCCACAGCCCGCACCGGCCGCGCCCCTGCGCGTCGTCGTGGCCGACGACAACCCCGTGGTCCGCGCCGGCCTGACGGCCCTGCTCTCCGGTCGCGCCGACATCACGGTGGTGGCCGAGGCCGCCGACGGCCGCGCCGCCTGGGAGGCCGCCCAGCAGCACCGTCCCGACGTCGTCCTGCTCGACGTCCGCATGCCCGGCGTGGACGGCCTCTCCGCGCTGCCGTACCTGGTCCGGATCGCCCCGGTCATGATGCTGACCTACAGCAGCGGGTCGGAGATCGTCCAGGAGGCCCTGCGCCTGGGTGCGGGCGGCTACCTGGTCCACGGCGAGTTCACGGCCGACCAACTCGTCACCGCCGTACGTGACATCAAGGAGGGCAGGGCCCATTTCACTCCCACGGCGGCGGGCGCCCTGGTGGCCCGGCTGCGCCGGGACCAGCCGGTGGAGGGTGCGATCGCACACGATCACACCTTCTCAACGTCGCATGAACCAGCCACATCTGCTCCACGTCTTTCGCAGTTGCAACCGGATGTGGGACAGTCCTCGTCTGGATGGACAGGTGGCCGTCCGGCCGCCGTCGACAGGTCGAGGTTCCAACTCAGCGCGAGGGAGGCGGAGATCATGGACCTCATCGCGTCCGGCATGACCAACCAGCAGATCGCCGCCACCTGCTTCATCAGCGAGAAGACCGTCAAGAACCACATCAACCGCATCTTCGCCAAGCTGCACAGCACCAGCCGTTCCGAGGCCGCCGCCAAGTGGCTGGGCACGGCCCCGGGTTCGTCACGAGGGCTGGGGTGA